TTCTGAGTATTCTGCAGACTTTCAGAGGATGCAGTGGTACAAACAATCTTATTAAGTCAGCTCTCAAGCCTAACACATTCTTAAAGAATCGGCGTGTTTTAATCCGTcagataaaaaataacaaatgcgTCCTAATCCAAAACTGGATGTCGTTTTTCATGttcactattattattattagaataaAACTGTCAGTGTTCTTGTCTTGTAATGCTCTAAATGTTGatgtgaaagaaagaaaaaaaacataacaatgaAAAGGAGTGCCAGAAGGCTTAAATTAATGTTTTCTCACGGCCATTAAATTTCAAAGCTACTTTTATTGGAGTCAAACTGGGCTAatttattggtaaaaaataGTTCTCAGAGGATTGAAGTGTAAATTTACCTGTCAAATTTCATTCAGATCCATTTGTGAAAGGACCAATTTTAATTTCATAGATACTTTATTTAATTAATCAGCCCTGAGACAAAAAAACTGGCTTTGAATGTATATAGCAATAGAATATAActctcaaatttattttttaactttttgtagacaagaaaatagaaaaatgctaaaaatatacCTACCAAATTTAATTCTGATCAGTCCACAAATAGCAGCAAAGTAGCAAGTTCATTCCTAAgaagaagagcaaaaaaaaagcatgttagCTTTTGAGCCCTCCCATTGGatggtttaaaaacaacaaactcaATACTATTGGTGTAAGCCCTCCAGTAGAAGCATTAACATTATGAAGAATGTGTCATTCAAACATCCATTGCCATGTTTCCgcataaataattaaaatgcatCATTTGGGATAAAAAAGTGGTTGATTTAACAATGTTGTTCGAAATTTATAACATGCTAGGCGATAAGTTTCATGAATAAAACAGCAGATATTTGCACACCACAACGTCGATAAGAAAACTGTTTCTGTGTAAACATAATAGTCGGAATTATTAGCACTTCAATCAAAGTGGAGTGGTTGCATAAAATGTTAACAATGCAGTGAAGGAATTACAGAAAATCAAGTACCACTCATTCATTACTCGCTACTGAGACACAAGCAGCAGATGTTGGTTGTTAACGAAGCAGATGCATAAGGTCGGAAAAGGAAAAGGATGAAGGACTTATTGGGAGGTTCTCAAAGAACCAGGCAAAAAATAACTCGACAACCAATTACCATTTCTTTGTAAAGCAAGGTGCCATATTGTGACAACCGCCGTTTTGATTTTcaataattttgttgtttttgagtgACTGTGAGGTACACAATtcctccatttgtttttttaagggaattCTAAGAAGAATTCTACAGATTTACAATTACCgcttatctttttttgttttatagcaTCCATTTattctgaaatatttttattttcattttccccaaatgtttctttacatttaatttctttttaaaagccatttcccttttttataCCACATATTAACATCTCCAAGCTCGCTCAAAGGTTATCTAAAAGTTCAACTGTGAAACATGTACTTGAGTATATTCAAAGGCTTCAAAATATAAAACTGCATTAGCGCTCAAAGAATGAAGCGTTGCAGGCAACGCTTCACCACGAGTCAATTATTTAATGTGCATATGTGCAAAACGCCCACATTGTAAGCGTACTGTATGTTTACGTGCATGTcttttactatatatatttatttatgtatgttaaCGGCTCAGCCCACTCGTGATTTTTTGCCCTGTGTTACATAAACAGTTTAAAAAGCTCTTTAAGAATATATATGACAACAAATATTATTACTGTTAAACCTCAATGGGCAAAGTGGATAATCCACAAGGTATCCAATCTATGATGACCCCAACAGGAAGTTGTGTGCTGGCAAGATCTCGTTAATCTGACTTTGACCTCTTTGCTCGGCTGAGCGCAAACGCTTTTGCAGGTGAGGCCTCGCAAAGGTCACATGGCGATGGAATTCTTACTTGAAAAGCTCCGAACACGGAACCCtggtcaaagtaaaaagtagttaatgatcttatttttttcctcccagtaGGAAGAAGAAATCTCCTCGACAGGATACCCCTACAATCACTTGagctttcttctttttcttattcGTTATCTTGTCTCTTTTCTCACCAAGGTTTAGGTTTTTCCAACCCAATTTAATTAGACCATGTGTCCTTTTGATCAAATGTGTTATACAGCCGAAGTAGCCGGACAATAACCCATGCAATCCCAAGAATACCTGTGAGCCCAACGCGATAACCAATGGGCCACTCCCTTCCTTAccaaataacattatttttcagAACCAGTATTCTCTATTCCCTTGTGTAATCTATTTGTTATTAAAATTACTTTGACAAAACAAACCCTTTGCAAATTGaggaaaagaaaacagaaatcaAGAATACGGCAAATATTTGCACTGCTCTTTAGCTACTGTAAATGCAGTATACTTAAACTCTCAAATCCGAAAACAGTGCATTAATACCCTCTTTTGGCCAAACTGAATAATACTGATGATATTTCCCTTGACTGCCTCGTGTCTTAGGCCGCCCCCACCTGCTTAGGCGCCAGGCCAACTTTCTTACATACATGCGCAATAGATTTTTGCATCATCgtgcaaggaaaaaaaaaaagcaacctcCTGGACTTCCTTGACAGTATCAAGTtacaaaagcacacacacacatacttataCATTCATGGGCCGTCTCACTGCTAGAACTTAGAAGTAAGTAGACAGTTTCCACAGCATGGACATGCTTACCCTATGAGGACTTTGTCATCTTGTTAGCCGAATGTAAGGCGCTTTTTTTGGCGGGGAAACAAGCAAGAAACACACCCCGGGAAAACCACATCATACACATcaccagtttttctttttttttttccttctgataAGAAAATTCCTTCTTTCCAACATGTCGATGTCGACTCGAGCACTCAGGGAGATCCTACAAAAGGCAGGAAATGACACCTGTGCAGACTGTGGGGCTCCAGGTGAGAagagttttttcttttctagacTATTTAAAGGGAAAAGTTGAGGGATTAACTATTTGGGTGGGAAAAATGTTTTCTGGTTGTGCGATGTGAATGTTTCAAGGGTTTAGTACAAGTTCTGACATGCTGCACACGCCCTCATGCTTTTTCGGGTTGTCTTGACATGCACTGGTGGACATTTCAATTTTCTATATTCTACAATACCTGTATTGGCAATTGTTACTATTTCATTGTTTGGATGTAAAAATTCAGTGGGTATAAAGATTGTATGTGTAGATaaagaggagacaaacaaacaatatgAATGGAAGGCCCAAAttcttggaatgaaaacctgcaacaaactaaaaacaaaacaaaacaaaaaaatgaccttatTAGTTGGTTCCTTATTCTGACATGACATGTACAGAGTATACTGTTAAGAGTATTCTGGGGGAGatttagtaaataaaataaattaattagtcTTCTTTTTAGGAATGCTGTGTTCTGCCGTCTTCTGAGATAAGATAAAAATTTGCTCATTTGATATGAAGGAGGCGAATGAAGCATCAAtttgaaacatttatttttgccttGTAACAaacttttgtcatttaaaatacaaaccTTGACTATAAAATGATGACAGTgaattttacaaaaacaaacagacatagttcttcaaaaaacaagtcGAACTATATGTATTAAACCAAGCCACAGACCTattgtgaatatttttatagaattCTGAATGAAATAATAACTACGGTTGACTCTGTTTTACGGTCTTGCAGATCCCGACTGGGGCTCAACCTCGTTGGGGGTCTTGATCTGCTTGGCCTGTTCGGGCATCCACCGAAACATTCCTGACGCGAGCAAAGTGAAATCACTGAGTCTTTCCCACTGGGAAGACCACGAGGTCCAGGTAACACCATAAACTCTATTCTATAAATTCAAAACTTCAAAATGAAAAGTGCTATGTTCTAGTTTATGGCAGAGAATGGAAATGATCGGATGAGAAGCAAATATGAGGCTGCTGTTCCTGTCTACTACTACAAGCCATCGCACAAAGACTGCCAGTAAGACCAGAGATATTTCACATAAGTTTTAAGTAATCATAGAAATATAGCATTGCTACGATTATGCTGTTTAAGTGAATTGAGTGttgttttcctgtattttttttaaaacagacgAAAAAAATAGTTAATGACCAATTATAAAAGAAATTAATGCATAATTAAGCAAGATTCTTCAGACTAAATTATTTTCAATACCATATCTCTATAAAATGTGGAAGAGAAAAAATCTATATTGTCTAAGTCACTCTTGGGTAGGTTAATTTGCATTACATAAAAGTGTAAAACATGCTGCGGATTCCTCTGGGGATTAATAAATCAATATCACTTATTATCTATCTGTTTATGACACTGGGATTTGTGACATGTCCAAAGAACACCCACATGATTCTCAATGTTGTTTTAAGCATATTCTAATTGCtgctttaatatttttgttcgtCAGGGTGTTGAAAGAGCAATGGATACGAGCAAAGTACGAGCGTAATGAATTCATCGAACCTGGAAAAACTTCGACATACGAACAAGGCAAGTGAACACAACCACGatctaaataaaacatgaaaaagaaaagcattCTTAACTGTTGATTAAACGTATGGAATGTGGTGGTTAGGTATTTGGTATGTCTTTGTGTGTTTAACTCAAGAATGGATAAAGGGATTATTATCAAACCTGCAAGATATATTGGTAAATAAATGGTAGTAATTGGATTTTGAAGTAATTTTTTCATACGAATGTGTGTTGTATTATTTGGGGGAAGAATGATACTGATGACTATGACCTTTTGCCTTGTAGCCACTAGGGATGGCACCTTGATGAAAATGGGGCGGGACAACGGACAGTTCCTTAGCAGGCGTTTCGTCCTCTCTGAGCGTGAGGGCACGCTCAAGTACTTCACCAAACATGATGTAAGTAAATATAGTAAAGTGGACTCAATAAAAGAGTTACTGCACACTTAAAATgtctttcttgaaaaaaaataggccacattttattgattctttttaagatgttattttttatgtacGTCAACcatctaaattgcctctagatatgagtgtgaacgtAAATGCTTGTTTATCTCCTATAAcatagtaaaatatttttactttgcTTAACCCTTACAGGCCAAGGAGCCCAAAGCAGTGATCAAGGTGGACAGCATCAATGCTACTTTCCAACCTGAAAAGATTGGACACCCAAATGGCTTGCAGATCACTTACCTTAAAGACTATAGTACCCGCAACATCTTCCTTTACCATGACAGCGGCAAGGTCTGCCTTAGGATGTTACTACATGGTGGGGGGTTAGGTTTTGCGGGGTCCAGATGTTTCATTGCTGTCTTACCTTATCTTTCCAGGAGATTGTTGATTGGCTCAATTCTATTCGAGCCGTGCAGCTTCACTATATGAAGGTGGCTTTTCCTGGAGCTACAGATGCTGAGGTCAGTACTGAATAGTACACTTTGGATAGTTGAAGTCAAGTAGGGAATTTTCAGTTGAAATcggttgaatttttttgtttagtttagttttttgctgttttttctttctcagcTGATTCCCAAACTGACCCGCAACTTCCTAAAAGAAGGCTACATGGAGAAAACAGGTCCCAGGGTAGGTGCACTCTTGTATAGGGTATAATGTTTCTTATGAAATGATGGCTTATCACTTGTATACAATGAAGTATTGTATTCTCCAATGATACCAGACAGTACACTcactacatgcctctgtcatcATTTCACCATTCAGAAACCTGAATTGGCAACTTGCTTACATTCACCTCTTCTATCTTTTCCATCTGAGAACTGAAAGGGTGCCATTATTCATTCAATGGAAAAACTGTAGCTTTGCCATCCACTTACTgatttagaaaagaaaacaatgagaCCTACAGTGGGttacttttgtcattttgtaaagtcaAATACAGGTGTTGGGTTCTGGTGCATCTTCACATTTTAGAATATCAAATGTAATATATCTTCTTTTATAAGATATGCATTGATAGATTTAAAGTATCTTTGAATAGACTCCACTTGCACTCAAGTGTTGGTTATAGTGGTAGACATTGGGCAACAGACACacaattttaaatcattcttctgccaaaaagtgacaaaaattaAGTTAATAGACTCTAGTTTCCATTGGTTTAGTTGACCAAGTGTGTTGTTTtgggttctttttttgtttctatacAGCAAACTGAAGGCTTCAAGAAGCGATGGTTCACTTTGGACCAAAGACGACTCATGTACTTTAAAGACCCTCTGGTAAGACAAAAacgctaggctccagcaccctcttgaCCCTCGTGAGAATGAAACAGTTCGGAAGATGCATAAATTTGCCCTTATATTTTTTATGGACATTAACTGAGGACATTTTTGGTGGTGATTCTGTAGGATGCCTTTGCAAAGGGTGAGGTATTTCTGGGCAGCAAAGAACACTACAGTGCATCGCCCGGTCTGCCCGCCGGGACCTACTGCAACGGCGCGTGGCAGCATGGCATCACCATCGTCACTCCGGACCGCTGCTTCCTATTCACGTGCGAATCGGAAACTGATCAGCAAGAATGGCTCAAGCTCTTCAACGACGTCATGAATGCTCAAATGTCTCCGCAAGAACACACCAGTAAGACAGCTAtcctttatttattaactttggCTCCAAATAGTTCCATGCAGTTACACTTTCctgaatttctttttaattttctctattttcatttttacaaagatgATATTCCTGTCCCCCTTTaatatgtttttgtcttttttgttgttattttttgcagtGGAGGCTTTGTTCAAGCACAGACACTGATTCAAAGAATGCCCAACAGAAGATTTATTGGAAgaggagaggggaaaaaaaggactgagaACAGACAAGTGCCACATTATTTTGAGCTTTTAGTAGTCGACTGGCGCCATCCTGTGGTTTCTTTGCTCTAAAAGTCTCCAAACACACAATGCACTCCATCTTCTCAATTGTGTGAGTTGCTAAAACCAGGTATGCTTAAACTTTTTGACCTTCTTAACCCCAAATTTGTCCTTCTCCAAAAATGCCATTGAACCTTTAGATTATGATTTGTACAGACCTTTATGGCAATTTTTTACATTCCAAAACTAGAGGAAATCCAtccacattgaaaaaaaaataaaagaaaaatgtaagatttaatacaatcaataataataatatgatttGGTCAGTTAAGCAGTTAAACTACTTAAACACAGTGCAATTAATAGTACTATTTGCAGTAAAAATCACTATATTATACCTCTGAGAGTTCAATGGGATGCTGCCACATCGAAAAGTGTGTGACAGCAGTCCATAATACACTCACTAGATGCCAATCATATTCCCGCGGATTAAAAATCTTGTGCATTTTAatcaattaaacacatttaccATAGTTAAAAAAGCTAATAAAAATCCATAACTACATCTTGGGTGAGACCAAAAACAGTGGATGGAGACACAAACCATTTTACAAACTCTAAAGTAAAACCTGAAAAATCTGCAATGTGGTGTACTGTGTCTTCGTTGAAAGGTTGAAAGCCTGTTTTTcagttgtttatattttttagcatttggtttctattttcttttacaacacaaaaaaataatacatgacTAATGTCCTCTCCAAATTAATTTCTTGCTGTACTCATAAGATCTCAGATAAATTATACACAAGCAATGGGATATTTTCCCACTATTTCTATACTTTACCCTGATTTCATTTTCTGCCTTATTGTATTCAATTATTtatgacaacaaaataattttacaaaaatgggaattttggatcatttctcTTTACAGTTTGACTAGTACAATTTTCTCCTTCAATTGTGCATCCAACATTCCTAGATGACCACACTAAATAGTTTAAACGTTGACTCAAGGCTGTCCAAAATTTCACATTGGTGCTTGTGAGGTGGGGTTTGTGGGTTCTGTGGGTTGGTTTAACACCTCTTTGAGAAAAGAGACACAGAAAGAGGAGCGAACGACATCTTGGATGAACTGAAGAGACCTCCAGGAAGCAAgaatttcaattaaaatcagcaaaaatggagaaaaacatcTAATGCGGATGTGACACTTCACTTCACCTTTACGTGGAAAATGTAGGACTTTTTGTTTACTTATTTGAGTAATATTTTGACTTattgtttatctttttattaGAAAATCCCTCTCATAGTTGTTTTCAACTGCCAAgctaaaatacaattattttcttctCAAATCATGTATTTTATTCTTTAGGCATAATAAACTAATTATTGTGAATGtgtattagttttttaaatcagaaataCCAGAAATGTAATTGTTAAATTATGTTCTTCTACAAATCTatacaaaacaaattattaccATTTCCTAAATAGTGCAATAATGTGAAATTGTGTAAAATTTTACTGGGTTAAGAGGAACCATAActaaattacacttttttttcatctaaaatgtggatttttttagtaGTTATTTTTGAAAGTATCTCTCCATTTAAatcaattacattatttttaagtctctttttcctcacaaaaacttgaaacatatatttcctcacacatttattttctaGCTAAACCAATTCAAAATTGTGcagcattgcatttttcatataaaattaaatgacaaaatctaaccccaaaatattttcttatttgaaattacttatttattcacaACTACATGAATTGTATATATGCTTTACAAAATATGTCATAAAATAAtgtcagctaaaaaaaaaatttctttcttttccagGACACTTGACGGTTCACATGGAGCACCCTGATATTTTCTCCCCAAGACAAATATAATAATCATTTGACTCCCAAATGACGTCTTCCTATTTCTGACCTTGCCGCCTCTCACTGCCATGAACTCAAATGGCTCAAATACCTCAGAGAGTATCAATATCGACGACGTGGCTGGCACGGGTTCGGGTGGCCTTTGGGTGACATCCCTACTGGGTACCACTCTATCAGTCATGTGGTTATTTGGCACAGCAGGCAACGTCTACACCTTAGCCATCATGCGTTCAGCTGCGCCACGCCGCCCGGGCTCAGTCTATATCTACGTAGCCAACTTAGCCCTGGCTGACCTCCTCTACCTCTCCACCATCCCATTCGTGGTCTGCACCTACTTTGCCCACGACTGGCTATTTGGAGACATCGGGTGTCGGGTTCTGCTGAGTTTGGACCTGCTCACCATGCACGCCAGTGTATTCATCCTGGTTGCTATGAGTTTGGAGCGCTACAGGGCGGTGGCTCAGCCCCTCAGCACTCGAAACTCGTCCCCACAGAGCCGTAGGATGGCGGCTACTGCCATCTGGGTCACGGCTTTTGTGCTCACTCTGCCCATGATGGTTATGATCCGACTCAGGCAAGACTGCATTATACactttcattccttcatttaacCATTCATGAAGGCACTCATACCTACGGAAaatttagagcacaggtgtcaaggTGACGGCCCGGGGggcgaatctggcccgccgcatcattttgtgtggcccgggaagtaaatcatgagtgccgactttctgttttaggatcaaattaaaatgaaaagtatagatttatattaaatttcccacGCATGCCCACACCAAAATCAAGCAAACGAACTATTACACCATTGGCCAGCTCACTTTAGAAttagatttaaatattttttcaatgtcctTTTTATTTTCCCCTACTCAGACAGGACAAGCCAACTCCAGCCGGCGTAGTGAAAAGGATGTGCTTCCCAACATGGACCCTGGAGGCTTTTAAAGTCTACGTGGGCATCTTATTCCTGACCAGCGTTCTGGTACCAGGTCTGGTCATGGTCTCGCTGTACGTGGGCCTAGCCAAGCGCTACTGGGCCACTCAAGCCCAGCTGGGAGGGCGAGGGCACTCAACCCGACGGCGAGGGCTCAAACAGCGCATAGTGGTGATGATCTTCAGCATCGTGGTGGCCTACTGGGCCTGTTTTCTTCCTTTCTGGGGATGGCAGTTGACCCAGCTCTTCTCCCCAGAGTCTCTCAAGACTCTATCCCCAGCCACACACAACTAC
This region of Stigmatopora nigra isolate UIUO_SnigA chromosome 6, RoL_Snig_1.1, whole genome shotgun sequence genomic DNA includes:
- the LOC144198721 gene encoding arf-GAP with dual PH domain-containing protein 1, with translation MSMSTRALREILQKAGNDTCADCGAPDPDWGSTSLGVLICLACSGIHRNIPDASKVKSLSLSHWEDHEVQFMAENGNDRMRSKYEAAVPVYYYKPSHKDCQVLKEQWIRAKYERNEFIEPGKTSTYEQATRDGTLMKMGRDNGQFLSRRFVLSEREGTLKYFTKHDAKEPKAVIKVDSINATFQPEKIGHPNGLQITYLKDYSTRNIFLYHDSGKEIVDWLNSIRAVQLHYMKVAFPGATDAELIPKLTRNFLKEGYMEKTGPRQTEGFKKRWFTLDQRRLMYFKDPLDAFAKGEVFLGSKEHYSASPGLPAGTYCNGAWQHGITIVTPDRCFLFTCESETDQQEWLKLFNDVMNAQMSPQEHTMEALFKHRH
- the uts2r4 gene encoding urotensin-2 receptor; protein product: MNSNGSNTSESINIDDVAGTGSGGLWVTSLLGTTLSVMWLFGTAGNVYTLAIMRSAAPRRPGSVYIYVANLALADLLYLSTIPFVVCTYFAHDWLFGDIGCRVLLSLDLLTMHASVFILVAMSLERYRAVAQPLSTRNSSPQSRRMAATAIWVTAFVLTLPMMVMIRLRQDKPTPAGVVKRMCFPTWTLEAFKVYVGILFLTSVLVPGLVMVSLYVGLAKRYWATQAQLGGRGHSTRRRGLKQRIVVMIFSIVVAYWACFLPFWGWQLTQLFSPESLKTLSPATHNYVNFFVTSLTYGNSCINPFLYTLLTRNYKDYLAQKSQSTAASRVEATRSSPPLDS